From a single Halovulum dunhuangense genomic region:
- the tilS gene encoding tRNA lysidine(34) synthetase TilS, with the protein MSGGADPALDPATLAAAPLGPLGVAVSGGGDSTALLVLLSEWCNRNARTLAAVTVDHGLRPESAFEAASVARLCHALGVEHAILRWEGWDRRGNLQDAARNARRGLVAAWAGQRGIAAVALGHTREDQAETVLLRLARGSGVDGLSAMAPVAQGHGLTWLRPLLGTTRGALRDFLTARGIAWHDDPSNEDPRFDRVRIRRAMPHLAELGLTTDRLVATAQAMARARAALEAAADALAGAAAQALPVGAVRIAAQVYADALPELRLRLLSRALGWVASSDYRPRLDALGALDAALTAGPMRARTLQGCVISRRGNEILVCREWARCAEPVPAGEIWDRRWATRADRAGLSVSALGASGLAACPDWRETGWPRAALLASPAFRRGDALIAAPFAKPAEDCHAWLLRGPDGFRASARER; encoded by the coding sequence GTGAGCGGCGGCGCGGATCCTGCCCTCGATCCCGCCACGCTTGCGGCGGCCCCGCTCGGGCCGCTGGGGGTGGCGGTATCCGGCGGCGGTGACTCGACCGCGCTGCTTGTTCTTCTTTCCGAATGGTGCAACCGGAACGCGCGCACGCTTGCGGCGGTGACCGTCGATCACGGGCTGCGCCCAGAAAGTGCCTTCGAGGCAGCATCCGTGGCGCGGCTCTGCCACGCGCTCGGGGTAGAGCATGCGATCCTGCGATGGGAAGGCTGGGACCGCCGCGGCAATCTTCAGGACGCTGCCCGCAATGCGCGCCGCGGGCTTGTCGCCGCCTGGGCCGGGCAGCGTGGCATCGCCGCCGTGGCACTGGGGCACACGCGTGAGGACCAGGCGGAGACGGTGCTCCTCAGGCTTGCGCGGGGGTCCGGGGTGGACGGTCTGTCCGCGATGGCGCCGGTGGCGCAGGGGCACGGGCTGACATGGCTTCGCCCGCTTCTTGGCACGACCCGCGGCGCGTTGCGTGACTTCCTGACGGCGCGGGGTATCGCCTGGCACGACGATCCGTCGAACGAGGATCCGCGTTTCGACCGGGTGCGGATCCGCCGCGCCATGCCACATCTGGCCGAACTCGGGCTGACCACGGATCGCCTTGTCGCCACGGCCCAAGCGATGGCACGGGCGCGCGCAGCGCTCGAGGCGGCGGCGGATGCCTTGGCCGGCGCGGCCGCCCAGGCCCTGCCGGTCGGGGCCGTGCGCATCGCCGCGCAGGTCTACGCCGACGCCCTGCCGGAACTTCGCCTGCGGCTTCTGTCGCGCGCGCTGGGCTGGGTCGCGAGCAGCGATTACCGGCCCCGTCTGGACGCCCTAGGCGCGCTCGACGCGGCGCTCACCGCGGGCCCGATGCGGGCCCGCACCCTTCAGGGCTGCGTCATTTCACGGCGCGGAAACGAGATCCTGGTTTGCCGGGAATGGGCCCGCTGCGCCGAGCCAGTGCCAGCGGGTGAGATCTGGGACCGGCGCTGGGCAACCCGCGCGGATCGTGCCGGTCTGTCGGTGTCGGCCCTGGGGGCATCAGGCCTTGCGGCCTGTCCCGACTGGCGCGAAACCGGGTGGCCGCGTGCGGCCCTTCTGGCGAGCCCCGCGTTCCGGCGCGGGGATGCGCTGATTGCCGCACCCTTTGCAAAGCCCGCCGAAGACTGCCATGCTTGGCTTCTACGCGGGCCGGACGGCTTTCGCGCCTCCGCTCGGGAGCGTTGA
- the ftsH gene encoding ATP-dependent zinc metalloprotease FtsH, which produces MGNSKNIAFWVIVFVLMLALFNVFSNGGPATSARDISYSEFLDQVEAGQVSTVRLDGEKVLIQTADNRSLQTIQPRNADPLPALRNAGVNIQVVPQEQSTFMATLSLWLPFLLLIGVWIFFMNRMQGGGKGGAMGFGKSKAKLLTEKSGKVTFDDVAGIDEAKEELEEIVEFLRDPQKFSRLGGKIPKGALLVGPPGTGKTLLARAIAGEAGVPFFTISGSDFVEMFVGVGASRVRDMFEQAKKNAPCIVFIDEIDAVGRHRGAGYGGGNDEREQTLNQLLVEMDGFEANEGVILLAATNRPDVLDPALLRPGRFDRQVQVTNPDINGRKKILDVHSRKVPLGPDADMRIIARGTPGFSGADLANLVNEAALMAARTGKRFVTMEDFENAKDKVMMGAERRSMVMTDDERRLTAYHEAGHAIVGLNVPQHDPIHKATIIPRGRALGLVLSLPERDQLSVTKTKYKSQIAMAMGGKVAEELTFGAENVTSGAASDIQQVTRIARAMVTRFGMSESLGNIDYANEQFSYLGPQQGSVNAGPDTQEAIDQEVRKLVDEGYETAKRILTEKADDLKRLAEGLLEYETLTGAEITRVIRGEPLNRGAGDDGESPDDGGASSIAAIPKTGRPKRRPGEDAGLEPEPLV; this is translated from the coding sequence GTGGGAAATTCCAAAAACATCGCGTTCTGGGTGATCGTGTTCGTGCTGATGCTGGCGCTGTTCAACGTGTTCAGCAATGGCGGACCGGCGACGTCCGCCCGTGACATCAGCTATTCCGAGTTTCTCGATCAGGTCGAGGCGGGGCAGGTGTCCACCGTCCGGCTGGATGGAGAAAAGGTTCTCATCCAGACCGCGGACAACCGGTCCTTGCAGACCATCCAGCCGCGCAACGCTGATCCGCTGCCGGCGCTTCGCAATGCCGGGGTGAACATCCAGGTCGTTCCGCAGGAGCAGTCCACCTTCATGGCGACGCTGTCGCTCTGGTTGCCCTTCCTGCTGCTGATCGGGGTGTGGATCTTCTTCATGAACCGCATGCAGGGCGGCGGCAAGGGCGGTGCCATGGGCTTCGGCAAGTCCAAGGCGAAGCTTCTGACCGAGAAGTCGGGCAAGGTGACGTTTGACGACGTCGCAGGCATCGACGAAGCCAAGGAAGAACTGGAAGAGATCGTCGAGTTCCTGCGCGATCCGCAGAAATTCAGCCGCCTGGGCGGCAAGATCCCCAAGGGTGCGCTTCTGGTCGGCCCGCCGGGTACCGGCAAGACGCTGCTTGCGCGCGCCATCGCCGGCGAGGCGGGCGTTCCGTTCTTCACCATCTCGGGGTCGGACTTTGTGGAGATGTTCGTGGGCGTCGGTGCAAGCCGGGTGCGCGACATGTTCGAGCAGGCCAAGAAGAACGCGCCCTGCATCGTCTTCATCGACGAGATCGACGCCGTGGGCCGGCACCGTGGCGCGGGCTATGGCGGTGGCAACGACGAGCGCGAGCAGACCCTGAACCAGCTGCTGGTCGAGATGGACGGTTTCGAGGCGAACGAGGGCGTGATCCTGCTGGCCGCCACCAACCGCCCCGACGTGCTTGACCCCGCGCTGCTGCGCCCCGGCCGGTTCGACCGGCAGGTGCAGGTGACGAACCCGGACATCAACGGCCGCAAGAAGATCCTCGACGTGCATTCGCGCAAGGTGCCGCTTGGCCCGGATGCGGACATGCGGATCATCGCACGCGGCACGCCCGGCTTCTCTGGCGCCGATCTTGCGAACCTGGTGAACGAGGCCGCGCTCATGGCCGCGCGCACCGGCAAGCGGTTCGTGACCATGGAGGATTTCGAGAACGCCAAGGACAAGGTGATGATGGGCGCCGAGCGCCGCTCGATGGTCATGACCGACGACGAGCGTCGCCTGACCGCCTATCACGAGGCCGGCCATGCCATCGTGGGCCTGAACGTCCCGCAGCACGACCCGATCCACAAGGCGACCATCATTCCGCGCGGCCGCGCGCTGGGTCTGGTCCTGTCGCTGCCCGAACGGGATCAGCTGTCGGTCACCAAGACGAAGTACAAGTCGCAGATCGCCATGGCGATGGGCGGCAAGGTGGCCGAGGAGCTGACCTTCGGGGCCGAGAACGTGACCTCCGGTGCGGCGTCGGACATCCAGCAGGTGACGCGGATCGCTCGTGCGATGGTGACGCGCTTCGGCATGTCCGAGAGCCTGGGCAACATCGACTACGCGAACGAGCAGTTCAGCTATCTCGGGCCGCAGCAGGGCTCGGTGAATGCCGGGCCGGACACCCAGGAGGCGATCGACCAGGAGGTCCGCAAGCTGGTGGACGAGGGCTACGAGACCGCCAAGCGCATCCTGACCGAAAAGGCCGACGACCTGAAGCGTCTGGCCGAGGGCCTGCTCGAATACGAGACGCTGACCGGCGCAGAGATAACGCGTGTGATCCGGGGCGAGCCGCTCAACCGGGGCGCCGGCGACGACGGCGAAAGCCCCGACGATGGTGGGGCAAGCTCGATCGCCGCGATCCCCAAGACCGGCCGGCCCAAGCGCCGCCCGGGCGAGGATGCGGGGCTGGAACCCGAACCGCTGGTCTGA
- the ybgF gene encoding tol-pal system protein YbgF, giving the protein MQTFRAAAICLALAATPFPGWAQTTIEPGLGLTMAEPDPQTLADIRSELEQLRAEIDGLRQELILNNPAVSGIANPQPVLDRVNALEAGLQQLTAQTEELRFRIEQIVTDGTNRIGDLEFRLTELEGGDFSTLGETRPLGSGPAEPASPPAAAPAAPTAPPATSPAETAAPGGTRPVLRGESPSAVPPPPANPAPQAEAAQPAPAVPAGDTFETALQSYRSGDFFAAERAFAQYLTDNPGGPRAGEAAFWRGEALAATGDWSRAARSYLDSFSGSPRGEKAPEALYRLGVSLGRLGRQQEACLTLSEVTNRYPDIASELRAQTESERRALGCAG; this is encoded by the coding sequence ATGCAGACATTCCGTGCAGCCGCCATCTGCCTGGCGCTTGCCGCAACGCCGTTTCCGGGCTGGGCGCAGACCACGATCGAGCCGGGGCTTGGCCTGACCATGGCCGAGCCCGATCCTCAGACGCTGGCCGATATCCGGTCCGAGCTCGAGCAGCTTCGGGCCGAGATCGACGGGTTGCGGCAGGAGCTGATCCTGAACAACCCCGCGGTATCGGGCATCGCCAACCCGCAGCCGGTGCTGGACCGCGTCAACGCGCTCGAGGCGGGGTTGCAGCAACTCACGGCGCAGACCGAGGAGCTTCGCTTCCGGATCGAGCAGATCGTGACCGACGGGACGAACAGGATCGGCGATCTCGAGTTCCGGCTGACAGAACTCGAGGGGGGCGATTTCAGCACGCTGGGCGAGACGCGGCCGCTCGGGTCCGGTCCCGCGGAACCCGCAAGCCCGCCCGCCGCCGCACCCGCGGCACCCACCGCGCCGCCCGCGACATCGCCCGCCGAGACGGCCGCCCCGGGGGGCACCCGGCCGGTGCTGCGCGGTGAAAGCCCGTCGGCTGTCCCACCGCCGCCGGCGAACCCCGCGCCGCAGGCCGAAGCGGCGCAGCCCGCACCGGCCGTGCCTGCCGGCGATACCTTCGAGACCGCGCTCCAGAGCTACCGTTCGGGCGATTTCTTCGCCGCCGAAAGGGCCTTTGCGCAATACCTGACCGACAATCCGGGCGGCCCCCGCGCCGGGGAAGCCGCCTTCTGGCGGGGCGAGGCGCTGGCCGCGACAGGCGACTGGAGCCGCGCGGCACGCAGCTATCTGGACAGCTTTTCCGGCTCGCCGCGGGGAGAGAAGGCGCCCGAGGCGCTCTACCGGCTTGGCGTCAGCCTGGGCCGGCTGGGGCGGCAGCAGGAAGCCTGCCTGACCCTGTCCGAGGTCACGAACCGTTATCCCGACATCGCGTCGGAACTGCGCGCCCAGACCGAGAGCGAGCGGCGTGCCCTTGGCTGCGCCGGCTAG
- the tolQ gene encoding protein TolQ, with translation METEVLAAASATDFSFWALFVRATVTVKLVMIVLVVASVWSWAIIVQKHINFRKARAEADEFEDAFWSGTPLDEVFDEVEAEPRDGAEKIFVAGMREWRRSHANDGGLIAGAQARIDRAMNVAIAREQDEITRGLGVLATVGSISPFVGLFGTVWGIKHSFEEIAIQQSTNLAVVAPGIAEALLATAIGLLAAIPAVVFYNKLSSDADAIGARYDSFAEEFSVILSRQLEAREA, from the coding sequence ATGGAAACCGAAGTCCTGGCCGCCGCCAGCGCGACCGATTTTTCGTTCTGGGCGCTATTCGTGCGGGCAACCGTGACGGTCAAGCTGGTGATGATCGTCCTGGTCGTCGCCTCTGTCTGGTCCTGGGCCATCATCGTCCAGAAGCACATCAATTTCCGCAAGGCCCGCGCCGAGGCCGACGAGTTCGAGGATGCCTTCTGGTCGGGGACCCCCCTCGACGAGGTGTTCGACGAGGTGGAGGCCGAGCCGCGCGACGGTGCCGAGAAGATCTTTGTCGCCGGCATGCGCGAATGGCGGCGCAGCCACGCCAATGACGGCGGCCTGATCGCCGGGGCGCAGGCCCGAATCGACCGCGCCATGAATGTCGCCATCGCGCGCGAGCAGGACGAGATCACCCGTGGCCTGGGTGTGCTGGCGACCGTCGGCTCCATCTCTCCCTTCGTGGGCCTGTTCGGCACCGTCTGGGGGATCAAGCATTCCTTCGAGGAAATCGCGATCCAGCAAAGCACCAACCTTGCCGTCGTGGCCCCCGGCATCGCCGAGGCGCTGCTGGCCACGGCAATCGGCCTGCTGGCGGCGATACCGGCGGTCGTGTTCTACAACAAGCTGTCGTCGGATGCGGACGCCATCGGCGCGCGCTACGACAGCTTTGCCGAGGAATTCTCGGTCATCCTGTCCCGCCAACTCGAAGCGCGGGAGGCCTGA
- a CDS encoding peptidoglycan-associated lipoprotein has protein sequence MKPSILLLCAALAVSACSQGEDPDALFNGQGGSLTGPGAMSGTVIGPDGRPIEVNSIAYFNQVIGDRVLFAVDQSTLDGTARAILDQQAAWLLARPELAITIEGHADEQGTREYNFRLSARRAGAVRDYLVTKGIPDSRLSTVPFGKERPEAVCSDESCWSRNRRAVTVVTGGLGV, from the coding sequence ATGAAACCGAGCATTCTTCTGCTGTGTGCCGCGCTGGCGGTCAGCGCCTGTTCCCAGGGAGAGGATCCCGATGCCCTGTTCAACGGGCAGGGCGGCAGCCTGACCGGTCCGGGCGCCATGAGCGGCACCGTGATCGGCCCCGACGGGCGCCCGATCGAGGTCAACTCCATCGCCTATTTCAACCAGGTGATCGGCGACCGGGTCCTGTTTGCTGTGGACCAGAGCACGCTCGACGGCACCGCGCGTGCGATCCTCGACCAGCAGGCCGCTTGGCTTCTGGCGCGTCCTGAGCTTGCAATCACCATCGAAGGCCATGCCGACGAGCAGGGAACGCGGGAATACAACTTCCGCCTGTCCGCCCGCCGTGCGGGCGCCGTGCGCGACTACCTGGTCACCAAGGGCATCCCGGACAGCCGCCTGTCGACCGTGCCCTTCGGCAAGGAGCGGCCGGAGGCCGTCTGTTCGGACGAGTCCTGCTGGTCGCGCAACCGCCGCGCCGTTACGGTCGTGACCGGCGGGCTGGGGGTCTGA
- the ruvC gene encoding crossover junction endodeoxyribonuclease RuvC translates to MRVIGIDPGLRRTGWGVVDVTGSRMRHVANGVCQSSGDDLAARLLALHVGLTEVILRFAPDQAAVEQTFVNKDAAGTLKLGQARGIALLVPAQAGLRVAEYAPNAVKKVVVGVGHADKAQVEHMVRIQLPGVEIAGSDAADALAIALCHAHHAKFAGKLEAAVARAEAAR, encoded by the coding sequence ATGCGGGTAATCGGCATCGACCCGGGGCTCAGGCGCACCGGCTGGGGCGTTGTGGACGTGACGGGCAGCCGCATGCGCCATGTGGCGAACGGTGTCTGCCAGTCGTCGGGCGACGATCTGGCGGCGCGGCTGCTGGCGCTTCATGTGGGGCTGACGGAAGTGATCCTGCGCTTTGCGCCCGACCAGGCCGCGGTCGAGCAGACCTTCGTCAACAAGGACGCGGCCGGCACGCTGAAACTGGGTCAGGCGCGGGGCATCGCCCTGCTGGTACCGGCGCAGGCGGGGCTACGGGTCGCCGAATACGCGCCCAACGCGGTGAAGAAGGTTGTTGTCGGCGTGGGTCATGCCGACAAGGCGCAGGTGGAGCACATGGTCCGGATCCAGTTGCCGGGGGTGGAGATCGCGGGAAGCGACGCCGCCGACGCGCTGGCCATAGCACTTTGCCATGCCCATCACGCGAAATTCGCAGGCAAGCTAGAGGCGGCCGTCGCCCGCGCAGAGGCGGCGCGATGA
- the tolB gene encoding Tol-Pal system beta propeller repeat protein TolB produces the protein MVNPILRTVLGSVMGLAATGLVLMAPVATAQESRSGPLRIEITEGVIEPLPIAIPAFVAENAGAEQVARDITSVIAANLTGSGLFREIPASAHIGRIGSFDQAVQYSDWSAINAQALITGSASTTSDGRIVVKFRLHDVFAQSELGQGQQFVGTPADWRRMAHKVSDQVYSRLTGEQGYFDTKVAFVAESGPKDARRKRLAVMDQDGANVVYLTDDASLVFSPRWSPDNSRIVYTSYEGGTPRVYVLDTRTLEKRPLPGGEGFTSAPRFSPDGGRLVFAAGQGGNSDIFIMELASGQVRQLTNTPAIETEPSFSPDGSRIVFESDRAGTQQIYVMSASGGEATRISFGEGRYGAPIWSPRADLIAFTKILRGTFHIGVMRTDGSEERLLTSSFLDEGATWAPNGRVIAFFREVPGSEGGPGLYSVDITGRNLRRLPTPGFASDPSWSSLLP, from the coding sequence ATGGTAAATCCGATCCTTCGCACCGTTCTGGGCTCTGTCATGGGGCTTGCGGCAACTGGGCTCGTGCTGATGGCGCCGGTCGCCACAGCGCAGGAGAGCCGTTCGGGGCCGCTGCGCATCGAGATCACCGAGGGCGTGATCGAGCCGCTGCCGATCGCGATCCCGGCTTTCGTGGCCGAGAATGCCGGCGCGGAACAGGTCGCGCGGGACATCACGTCGGTGATCGCCGCGAACCTGACCGGATCGGGCCTGTTCCGCGAGATCCCCGCCTCGGCCCATATCGGTCGGATCGGCAGCTTCGACCAGGCGGTGCAGTATTCCGACTGGAGCGCGATCAACGCCCAGGCGCTGATCACCGGCTCTGCCTCGACCACGTCGGACGGGCGTATCGTCGTCAAGTTCCGTCTGCATGACGTCTTTGCCCAGAGCGAGCTGGGCCAGGGCCAGCAATTCGTGGGCACCCCCGCCGACTGGCGCCGCATGGCGCACAAGGTGTCCGACCAGGTCTATTCCCGACTGACCGGCGAGCAGGGCTATTTCGACACGAAAGTGGCTTTCGTGGCGGAAAGCGGCCCCAAGGATGCGCGGCGAAAGCGGCTGGCGGTCATGGATCAGGACGGCGCGAATGTCGTCTACCTGACCGACGACGCCTCGCTTGTCTTCTCGCCGCGCTGGTCGCCGGACAACAGCCGGATCGTCTATACCTCCTACGAGGGTGGCACCCCGCGGGTCTATGTGCTCGATACACGGACGCTGGAAAAGCGCCCCCTTCCGGGCGGCGAGGGCTTCACCAGCGCGCCGCGCTTCTCTCCCGATGGCGGGCGGCTGGTATTCGCGGCCGGGCAGGGCGGAAACTCTGACATCTTCATCATGGAACTGGCCTCGGGCCAGGTCCGGCAACTGACCAACACCCCCGCGATCGAGACCGAGCCGAGCTTTTCGCCCGACGGCAGCCGGATCGTGTTCGAGAGCGACCGGGCCGGAACCCAGCAGATCTATGTCATGTCGGCTTCGGGCGGCGAGGCGACGCGCATCAGCTTCGGCGAGGGGCGCTACGGTGCCCCGATCTGGTCGCCACGGGCCGACCTGATCGCCTTTACGAAGATCCTGCGCGGCACGTTTCACATTGGTGTGATGCGCACCGACGGATCGGAAGAGCGGCTGCTCACCTCGTCCTTTCTGGACGAGGGGGCGACCTGGGCGCCCAATGGCCGCGTCATCGCATTTTTCCGCGAAGTTCCGGGGTCGGAAGGTGGGCCCGGGCTCTATTCGGTCGACATCACGGGGCGCAATCTTCGGCGGCTTCCGACGCCCGGCTTCGCCTCTGATCCCAGCTGGTCGTCGCTGCTGCCCTGA
- the tolR gene encoding protein TolR: MGASLSGGQRGGGGLRRGRRSKSRPIAEINVTPFVDVMLVLLIIFMVAAPLLTVGVPIELPETAATPLEQSEEEPLTIALAPGGTVMLQNSEVPRDQLVTLLAAVAAERTDNKVFLRADGAISYSEVMEVMGALNAAGFRDIGLVTDGGGPTLNGATE; the protein is encoded by the coding sequence ATGGGCGCCAGCCTTTCGGGGGGACAGCGCGGCGGGGGCGGCTTGCGGCGCGGGCGCCGCTCGAAGTCGCGCCCCATTGCCGAGATCAACGTCACGCCCTTCGTCGACGTGATGCTGGTGCTGCTCATCATCTTCATGGTGGCCGCGCCGCTTCTGACCGTGGGCGTACCCATCGAGCTGCCCGAGACGGCGGCGACCCCGCTCGAGCAATCGGAAGAAGAGCCGCTGACCATCGCACTGGCCCCGGGCGGTACCGTGATGCTTCAGAATTCCGAGGTGCCGCGCGATCAGTTGGTGACGCTGCTGGCCGCCGTTGCCGCCGAGCGGACCGACAACAAGGTTTTCCTGCGTGCCGACGGCGCCATCTCCTATTCCGAGGTGATGGAAGTGATGGGCGCGCTGAACGCGGCGGGCTTCCGTGACATCGGGCTTGTCACCGATGGCGGCGGCCCCACCCTGAACGGGGCAACGGAGTAG
- the ruvB gene encoding Holliday junction branch migration DNA helicase RuvB, with the protein MTGPDPTLRPEPRPEDADRALRPQSLSEFVGQAEARANLAVFIESARRRQAAMDHALFYGPPGLGKTTLAQIMARELGVSFRMTSGPVLAKAGDLAAILTNLEPRDVLFIDEIHRLNPVVEEVLYPAMEDFALDLVIGEGPAARTVRIDLPPFTLVGATTRLGLLTTPLRDRFGIPTRLEFYTEAELVQIVSRAARLMSAEATPDGAQEIARRARGTPRIAGRLLRRVADFALVEGDGRVTREIADRALTRLGVDHLGLDGADRRYLMLIAEHYGGGPVGVETIAAALSEARDAIEEVIEPFLLQCGLVQRTPRGRMLGAAAWRHLGLAAPVPRAATQQDSLFGDEA; encoded by the coding sequence ATGACCGGACCCGACCCCACGCTGCGCCCCGAGCCACGCCCCGAGGATGCCGACCGCGCGTTGCGCCCGCAAAGCCTGTCCGAATTCGTGGGCCAGGCCGAGGCGCGCGCGAACCTTGCCGTGTTCATCGAAAGTGCCCGGCGGCGTCAGGCCGCGATGGATCATGCGCTGTTCTACGGCCCGCCGGGCCTGGGCAAGACGACGCTGGCGCAGATCATGGCGCGCGAGCTTGGGGTAAGTTTCCGCATGACATCCGGCCCGGTGCTGGCCAAGGCCGGGGACCTGGCGGCGATCCTGACAAATCTGGAACCGCGCGACGTTCTTTTCATCGACGAGATCCACCGTCTTAACCCTGTGGTCGAGGAAGTGCTCTACCCGGCGATGGAGGATTTCGCGCTGGACCTGGTGATCGGCGAAGGGCCGGCCGCGCGCACCGTGCGGATCGACCTGCCGCCCTTTACCCTTGTCGGGGCGACCACGCGGCTGGGGCTGCTCACCACGCCGCTGCGCGACCGCTTCGGCATTCCCACGCGTCTGGAGTTCTACACCGAGGCGGAGCTGGTCCAGATCGTCAGCCGCGCCGCCCGACTGATGAGTGCCGAAGCCACCCCCGACGGTGCGCAGGAGATCGCGCGCCGCGCGCGCGGTACGCCGCGCATTGCCGGGCGGCTGCTGCGCCGGGTCGCCGATTTCGCGCTGGTCGAGGGGGACGGCCGCGTCACGCGAGAGATTGCCGACCGCGCCTTGACCCGGCTGGGAGTGGATCACCTCGGCCTCGACGGGGCGGACCGGCGCTATCTCATGCTGATTGCCGAGCATTACGGCGGTGGCCCGGTCGGGGTCGAGACCATAGCCGCCGCCCTGTCCGAGGCGCGCGACGCCATCGAGGAGGTGATCGAGCCCTTCCTGCTGCAATGCGGGCTGGTCCAACGCACCCCGCGCGGCCGGATGCTGGGGGCCGCGGCCTGGCGGCATCTGGGGCTGGCAGCGCCCGTGCCGCGCGCAGCCACGCAGCAGGACAGCCTGTTCGGGGACGAGGCATGA
- the ruvA gene encoding Holliday junction branch migration protein RuvA: protein MIGKVTGRIDYRAADHVLIEAHGVGYVVYCSDRTLAALPGPGAFAALYTELVVREDLLQLFGFLTLAEKEWHRLLTSVQGIGARGALAILGTLGPEGIARAITLGDMAAVRKAPGVGPKTAQRVILELKDKAPAMMALGAKGAAPASVIDQPDASPEPRTAAPAPVAVAPDAGATLADARADALSALVNLGYGQGDAASAVARAESEGAEGTQALIRTALRLLAPKG, encoded by the coding sequence ATGATCGGGAAAGTCACCGGCCGCATCGACTACCGCGCCGCCGACCATGTCCTGATCGAGGCGCATGGCGTGGGATACGTCGTCTACTGCTCTGACCGGACGCTGGCCGCCCTGCCCGGGCCGGGGGCGTTCGCGGCGCTCTATACCGAGCTGGTGGTGCGCGAGGACCTGTTGCAGCTGTTCGGCTTCCTGACGCTGGCGGAAAAGGAATGGCATCGGCTGCTGACCTCGGTTCAGGGGATCGGCGCGCGCGGCGCGCTGGCCATCCTTGGCACGCTTGGCCCCGAGGGCATCGCGCGGGCGATCACGCTGGGCGACATGGCGGCGGTGCGCAAGGCGCCCGGGGTCGGCCCAAAGACCGCGCAGCGCGTGATCCTAGAGTTGAAGGACAAGGCCCCGGCGATGATGGCGCTGGGCGCGAAGGGGGCGGCGCCCGCAAGCGTGATCGACCAGCCCGACGCGTCGCCCGAGCCGCGCACCGCCGCCCCAGCACCGGTGGCCGTCGCGCCCGACGCCGGGGCGACGTTGGCGGATGCGCGGGCCGATGCCTTGTCCGCGCTGGTCAATCTGGGCTACGGGCAGGGGGATGCCGCTTCGGCCGTCGCCCGCGCCGAGTCCGAGGGCGCCGAGGGCACGCAGGCCCTGATCCGGACGGCGTTGCGGCTGCTGGCGCCGAAGGGATGA
- a CDS encoding YbgC/FadM family acyl-CoA thioesterase, which yields MTHECRFRVYYEDTDMAGVMYYANHLKFMERGRSEAVAAAGIDQATLLAGQGLAFVVRRVEIDYHSPARFGEELRVLTRMLRIGGASIEMAQELRVRDRLVASARVTVACMTASGGIGRLSAEIRQALAGLGAGSA from the coding sequence ATGACGCATGAGTGCCGCTTCCGCGTCTACTACGAGGACACGGACATGGCGGGCGTCATGTACTATGCCAACCACCTGAAATTCATGGAGCGGGGCCGGTCCGAGGCGGTTGCGGCCGCGGGCATCGACCAGGCCACACTGCTGGCGGGGCAGGGACTGGCCTTCGTGGTGCGCCGGGTCGAGATCGACTACCACTCCCCCGCGCGGTTCGGCGAGGAACTGCGCGTGCTTACGCGGATGCTTCGCATTGGCGGCGCCTCGATCGAGATGGCGCAGGAATTGCGCGTGCGCGACAGGCTTGTCGCCTCGGCCCGGGTGACGGTCGCCTGCATGACGGCGTCGGGCGGGATCGGGCGGCTTTCCGCCGAAATCCGGCAAGCCCTCGCCGGGCTGGGCGCGGGTTCGGCGTGA